The Methanomassiliicoccales archaeon region ATTTGAACTCCCGAGGCGCATAGCGCCACGAGCTCTCCGTTGACAAGAAGACTCCAGGCTCGCGCCTTACCGGACTGGGCCACCTCGGCATTCTGTTGAGGCTTACTGCCTTATTAAACTTAAAATTTGCTCAATTTGCAGTATTCGGGCCAAGACTTTCAAGAAAAGGAACTTTCTCGGTGGATATAATGAGATAGCCAGTGTAATTTCTTCCCCTATCGGGAATCATATTCTTCAAATCTCCTATTCTAGTCGCTTTGAACTTGGTTACACAAGAAGAACTCAAAATCATCTTGATCTTGACTTGTGAAGGATCGAAGCCGCTGTATTACCTGCTAACGACCTCACAAAGAATTTGCCCCTAAACAATTTTCTGCAGGGATTTCATGTAAAAAACGACGTACCTCACAATTTTCAATTTCTATGGCGATGAACGCTACTTCAATTATTCAAACCATAGATTACTTAGCTCGATGGCATTGCGAAGGGTTGGGCGCATCTGCCTTGCAAGACGGATTGATGTTTGATCTATGTCAATTGCGACCAGGTCTTCTTCGAAGTACTTGCATTTTGCGATAATTTCGCCACGAGGATCTGATACCTGGCTTCCCCCGAAAAAGACTTGATTTAATTGTGTACCCGTTTGATTGACATAAAGGAAGTATGTAGTATTTTCAATGGCTCTCGCTGGGATCATGCGTTCGAAAAACTGCTTTGAAGTCAGTGGGGATGCTGCTATGCAAATAATAGCATCGGCTCCATTAAGCGCGTAGAATCTTGAAATCTCTGGGAAAAAGATATCATAACAGATAATAGGTCCAACTTTGAACCCCCCGACTTCAAAAAGCGCTGGCCTGCTTCCCCGCCGGAAATAGAGTTTCTCTTCGAAAGGACCGAAATTCGCGAGCGACAATTTGTCATATCTCTGTACAGTACCATCAGGGGATACGCAAACTGCACTGTTCGTAATCAATGAGGAAATTTCTTCATCAAGCACTGGCATTCCAAAAAGAATGTAACAACCATGCTCTGATGCTATTCTTTCAATTTCTTGAACGCTGTTTCCGTCCAATGGTTCGGCCAATCTGAAAAATAGGTCTCTACACATATATCCTGTGAGGAATGTTTCAGAGAACACGAATAGGTCTGCCTCATTAGCGTCGATGATTTCTTTCATTTTATCAATGTTTTTTCTCTTGTCTGCGAGAGCGCATTCTACTTGAACCAAGCCGACTTTCATAATGACATCAGGAATCGAATCGATCGGATATCATTCTTTTCATAACTTTTTTTGTCAAGTCAATAGCTCGTAGAACTCAAGAGTGCTTATTTATCTGCAGTGACGTTCTAGGATCGATGCACCCGAAACTGCACGAACATGCCTACGTTGCCATTACGAATTTCATCAAGCAAAAGGTAAGGGAATCAGGGAGCAATGGAGTAGTAATTGGCCTAAGCGGAGGTATAGATTCTGCAGTAGTTTCAAAATTATGTGCGGATGCGATAGGGCCCGATAAAGTTCTGAACATCTTCATGCCCACGAGCGTCTCCTCAGAGTCCGATAAAAGGGACGTTGAAGAATTTTGCGGAAAATTCCAGATGGAATTGAAGATTATTGAAATAGCACCAGTCGTCGAAGCTTTTGAAAAAATGCTCCCAGAATCAGGCCGTAAAGACTTGCTGGGAAATATTATGGCGCGGTGCAGAATGATTATACTATTCCACGAAGCTAATTTGCGTAAACGAGTAGTCATGGGCACAAGTAACAAGAGCGAGCTTCTCATCGGCTATTTCACTAAATTTGGCGATGGTGGATCGGATTTCTGTCCGATCGGCGATCTTTACAAGACCCAGGTACGAGAGCTCGCGCGGCAAATAGGCATTCCTGAGAACATCATAAAGAAAATACCAACTGCTGGCCTATGGAACGGACAAACAGATGAGGGCGAAATTGGCGTATCGTACGATGATCTCGACCGCATCCTCTATGGTTTCGAAATGAATATGACAAATGAAGAGATTGCCTTGAAAACTGGGCTACCGATGCATGTCATTGAGCGTGTCTGGAAGATGCATAGAACCACTGCCCACAAAAGAAAGATGCCGCTGATTCCAAAGATAGGCATTAGAACTCTTGGAATTGATTGGCGCGAATAGATTTTATGTGGTTCTCCAAGACGCGTAGCAATCCATCTGTGTCGATCACATCAAAATAAACTACTTCCGCCTTTTTTCCTAGAGCCCACACGAATCTCTGCTTTCTTTTCAGATTTAGCCTGATCAGATTGTATCTTGCAGAGGTTACGAAAAGTTCGGGACGCACGATACTGAAGAACACACCACGTCTCACGGGACCTTTTTGAACTCGAATTATTTGGTCGATGTTGGTTAAGGGTATTTTGGCTCTGAATACTAAACCTCTTTTCAAAACGAGAGTGCGATTGACTATTTCATGCGAAGTTAGGAGTGGAGATATTCCAAAAACGACAAGGAATAACAAACATACTATACATACTGCCAAGAAACCATATGAACTTGTACCAAAGAGATCAACTGCTATGATGACCGAAGAAAGCGCTATGATTAAAATGATGATTAGATCAAAATAAGCGGAATGGCGCGGATACGGAAATTCACTACTCTTGCTCACTAACTCCAGATTAGCTAATGGCGGATTAAAACATATTGGTTCACTCGATTTCGGGATATTGAGTAGAATTGCCTAGAAATTATTTTGCAAGCGTTCTTACACCGTGTTGAGGCTAAAAGAGAGAAAACAAATGCTGCCAGCGTCAAGTTTGCCGGGAGCTATGACATACCAGTCTAAATGAGAAACATGGATAGATATGAAAAGCTTTAATAAAGGCCATTTTATTGGCGCTTCGATGCTCCCGTAGTGTAGTCCGGTCAATCATGCGGGCCTCTCGAGCCCGCGACTCGGGTTCAAATCCCGGCGGGAGCATATCGTTACCCTCCATTCACACCGCATTTGTACTTGTTCATAGGCAATTACAGACGCAAGATACGATTCTCAGACCTTCAAAGCAAGCTTTAAGCAGATTATTCCATCTGATCTAGCCATATCGTAGATGCCGAAATTCAAGATTGATCATCTTACCAAGCTCTTATTTTCTCTCCTTGCGATCAAGCACATAATTTATTATGCACACGCACTGGGCTGAGGTATAATCTTTTCCGCCTAGGGACACTCGCCGGCCTTTCCTTAGAGCGTATTTTTCCTCCTTTTTCGGCAATCCAATCTGATCACCCAAAATAAAGACCGGATTATCACCAAAATCAATTTCGAATAAGTCGGTGCCTTTCCTCTCGAGCACGTACACTTCATCCTTCATATCAATCAGCGCTTGAAGGCTATTTTTCTTCAAGCCGACACCCTCATGCGTCCCGCCGGATAGTATCTTTCTCACGATTTTTTCCCATGCCACATCATTGGGAGGAGCGTCCTCAAGGAGACGGCCGTCTATGATCATCTCCTTAGGAGGGTCTGGGGGACCGTTGAGAAGTGCATGAAAAATAACGTCCTTCCGCATAGCGTAGGAGTGATAGAGTGCCATCTGGATGCATTGAGAAACGACATCAAGTCTCCCCGCTTCGTGAAGATTCCCAATCTTACCGCCTGTCCTACCCGTACGGGAATAAAGTACAAATTCTCTTAGCATCGACTCACTGACCAAACCATACAAGATGAATCAAACTAATCAAATTTGCAGTTCAAATTGATGAACGTCCACTGTTCTCAAATCATTACTAAGCGCCTTGAACCATCAAGAGACTCCATTTGAATAGAATTAAGATTTACCTTTTCTTTCTAGCAATTTGTACTCAATGGAATCGAGGAGTGCTTGTAAACTTGCTTCGATGATATTCGTTGAAACCCCCACGGTTGCCCATGTTCTACTGCCGTCCGTTGATTTTATGAGCACTCTTACTTTGGCAGCTGTAGCCGAAGTGGTATCAATCACCCTCACTTTGTAATCGATGAGTTTCATTTCTTGGATCTCCGGGAAAAACCGTACAAGCGCCTTTCTCAAAGCACGATCTAGTGCATTTACTGGACCGTTTCCGTCAGATGCCGTGTGCTCCACCTCTCCACGGGGATCGACGACCTTCACTATCGCTTCGGATCTTGTCGAACCCCCAGATACGTCAACAAGCACTCGGAAGCCCTCAAGACGGAAATGTGAAGGCATCTCATTTCTAAGCCTGCGGATGAGAAGATCAAGGCTAGCCTCAGCTCCTTCGAACTGATATCCATAAAATTCCATTCTCTTTAATTGTTCAAGCAGCGACTTTGCTTCTTCTCGATTATTAACTCCCAGAGTTTTCACTTTTGAAAGAATGCCAGAGATGCCTGTCAATTCTGAGATCACTATATGCCTCACGTTCCCAACCTCTTCTGGATTGACGTGCTCATACGCGGCAGGATTTTTCAATACCGCATCGATGTGGATACCAGCCTTGTGCGCAAATGCGCTTGATCCGACGTATGGAAGTCTGGGATCTGGGACGAGATTTGCAACTTCATAAACAAATTTCGATAACGACGTTAAATCGTGAAGATTCTGTACAGATAGCCTCCTTTTCATTTTAAGTGATAATGCGGGGATGAGTGAGCAAAGATTCGCGTTTCCGCAACGCTCGCCTAAGCCGTTGATTGTTCCCTGCACTAACTGTACGCCCACTTCCACCGCAGCAATCGAATTTGCGACTGCCGTTTCTGCATCATTATGCATATGAACTCCCAACTGGATCTGCGTCATTCTCCTTACTGCCTTGACTATGTCCGAAACTTCGAACGGCAAACATCCACCATTAGTATCGCATAACACAATGCAGTCTGCACCAGCCTCAACAGCAGTCGAAACAATACTCTCTGCGAAGTCCTTATTTTCCTTCCAGCCGTCGAAAAAATGCTCAGCATCAAAGAAAACCATTCGCTCTTTCGATTTTAAATATTCGATCGTTTCTCTGACGCTTTTGACATACTCTCCAGGCGTAGACGATAATACGTGTTTTGCATGCCTTTCCGAGGATTTTCCTACGACGCAGACCCATTGAGTATCGCTTTCAAGCAGTGCCTTCATCATTGGGTCGTCCTGTACGGTTCGATCTTTCCTCCTGGTAAATCCAAACGCCACCAATTTCGTATGCTCAAGAGTAATCCTGCTCGCTCTTCTAAAGAATTCCATATCCTTCGGATTCGAACCAGGAATTCCTCCCTCAACGAAATCAATGCCGAATGCGTCGAGGCGCTTCAAAACATCAATTTTGTCTTCGACCGAAAACGAGATACCTTCGGTCTGCGCACCATCTCGAAGTGTCGTGTCGTAGAGCTGGACATCAACAAATAAATAAATCCCTTCTTTGGAGGGGGTCGACCTGTATTTTGGTTTCCATGAAGCCAGCATTTATTGCAAAATTACTAATAAATGTTTCGCAGGAAGTTTCATTGGCTTAACTGAAGTATTACTGATTATATCCATAGAGATCCAATAAAGCCGTTCATTTTCGCATTGAGAATTCGATCAAAATTTTTAAGCTCTAGTGGCATTTGCTATGGCTTATCATGGACTACGGCATTGATCGAATAACGCAGGCCGCTCAAAAAGCAAAAAGCGCATTTCTTAAAATCCAAAGTCTACCGCATAGGATTCGAAATGATGCGCTCTTAAGAATCGCAGAAAGTCTCCAGGCAATGGAGGACGAAATTATAGCTGCCAATTCGATTGATTTGCAGCACGCAGAGAAATCGGGATTGCCGAAGGCCATGCTCAAGCGCCTTATATTTGACAGTCAAAAAATCAAAGAAGTGATAACCTCGCTTCGATCTCTGATGTCCCTCGAAGATCCGGTTGGAAAGGTCTTGATGAAGATGGAACTCGATGAAGGATTGATACTTGAAAAAGTTAGCTGCCCGATTGGCGTTATTTGTGTGATATTTGAATCAAGACCAGACGCCCTTGTTCAAATTTCATCGCTTTGTATCAAATCGGCGAACGCGGTGATTCTTAAAGGAGGAAGGGAGGCACAACATACAAACGAAGTTTTAGCGAGAATAATTGAAGAATCGCTTCTTTCCATTGACGCAAGGTTTGACGGTGCCGTTCAGTTGCTTTCAACGAGAGAAGAAATTGCGGAGATTCTCAAGATGGATGGGCTCATTGATTTAATCGTCCCAAGAGGATCGAACGAACTTGTCAGGACAATTATGAACTTGACCAAAATACCAGTTCTCGGTCATGCATCTGGCGTCTGTCATACATATGTGGACGAAGATGCAGATATCGGTATTGCGCTTAAGATCTGTTTCGACGCAAAAGTTCAGTACCCAGCCGTATGCAATGCGATGGAAACGCTTATTGTCCACGAAAAAATTGCGCCCATCTTCTTACCGAAGATCGCGCGGTTGTATGCAAGCGCAGGCGTGAAATTGAAAGGGGATGCGCAAACGAGAAACATCATTGAGGCGGATGAAATTAGGGATAATGATTGGTCGACAGAGTACGGGGATCTTGTTCTTAACATCAAAATCGTCTCTTCTATGGAAGAGGCGATCGACCATATAAATCGGTACGGCTCGCATCATACTGATGCAATAGTGTGTAAATCAAAGGAAAGAGCGACAAGATTTATGGAACTTGTTGATTCGTCGAGCGTGATGTGGAACTGTTCTACGAGATTTGCCGATGGTTACCGGTACGGGTTTGGTGCAGAGGTAGGAATCAGCACCAATAAGATCCATGCGAGAGGTCCGGTTGGACTTGAAGGATTGACGATTTACAAATATCGATTGATCGGAAATGGACATGTGGTTTCCGATTACGTTGGTGAAAATGCTAGGAAATTCGTGCATAGGCGATTGGTATGAGGCATCTAAATCCAAAAAGAATCGTTGTTAAGATAGGTACAAATACGATCTGCAAGGAAGACGGCACAGTTGATCAGGAATACATCGCTGATATTGCGAGGCAAATAGTTGAGTTGGAATCTAAGGGCATTCAATCGATTATCGTTACCTCAGGTGCAATTGGTTCTGGGTCAACTGAGCTTAAGCTCAACGGTAAAAATAAAGATCTCGCCATGAAACAGGCCTGCGCTGCGGTTGGCCAAGCTTTGTTGATGTTGGCATATCGTACTGCTTTTGCCAAATATTCAAAACCGGTTGGCCAGATCTTGCTAACCTATGGCGCCTTTTCTGATCGGAAAAGATATTTGAATCTGCGCAAGACAATCGATGAATTGTTCAAACTAGGTGTTGTTCCGATCGTGAACGAGAACGATGTTATCGCAACTGATGAAATCGACGAAATTTTCGGAGATAATGATAAACTTTCAGCGCTCGTCGCCACTCATATGGATGCGGACCTTTTGTTACTGTTGACTGATGTTGATGGTCTTTATGATCGCAATCCAACTGTGGATCCCGATGCAAGACTGCTGAGCGTGATCGATGAAATAACGAAGGATATTGAACGCATTGCAGGCGGTGGAAAGAACGAAAGATCTGTTGGGGGCATGCGCACGAAAATCACTGCAGCAAAGATCGCGATGCAGTCGGGATGCAATATGGTGATCGCAAACGGAAGACTTGAGGATGTCATCTTACGAGTGGTCGCTGGTGAGGAAATTGGGACGCTTTTCACTTCAACGCCAAAATATGCGATAAAAGAACGATGGATTCTCTTCGCATCTCCACGCGGAAAGCTCCTCGTTGATGAGGGAGCAGAAAAAGCGATCAGAGAAGGTAAAAGCCTGCTGTTATACGGAATACATAAAATTGAGGGTAACTTCAGAAAAGGCGACGTGGTGAGAATAGGCAATTTTGCAAAAGGAATTGTGACGTGCTCTTCAGAGGAGCTGAATACTTTTATTGCATCATTAAAGGATTCTGCATCGAAGAACAATGATAACATCAGAAAAAAAACTATCGTTGAAAATGAGAACATCGTCGTTCTTGAATGAATCTCAATAGGGATGCATACCCATTATGCAGGTTAGGATGATTATTACCATAACACAATTTGTTCTACTTTTCAATTTGCCGGAATAAGTATCGTCATTTTTCTGAAATGTATATTTCGCAAGAAATTGAATCAAAAGTGATGGAGAGGGGGCACCTCCATAATAAGAAGTTCGTCTCGCAATCTTGCCAGTACTTTTATTGAGAAAGGATTTAACATTTGACTGCAATCCCTCGATCGTTGTCTGAGGGTTCGCGAATCTCTGAAAGCTTCACTCGACCGATTATAATGATGTTTATAGCCACTATTGTTGCTGGTAGTTGCGATTACATATATCAGATTATCATGGGACGCCAGCTTGGACCAGCAGGTTATTCCGAACTTAATGCGATGCTATCGATTTTTTACATAATATCAGTTCCCACTCAAACAATTGCAGCGTTCGTCGTGAGACACGTTTCAAAATACAAAGCTCAAGACAATGACGAAGCGATAAGGTGGCTGGTTAGAAAAACCCTGTTAATTTCATTCTTTGTGGGACTCATAATTGCAGTAGGAATCTGTGCTACCGTTCCCACATTCACCCGTTTTGCATCGCTCAGTTCTAGCCTTCCCCTTTTCATACTAATGATTGGTACTGTTATCGTGTTGATGAGCCCTGCAGGATACGGGACAGTACAAGGTCTGCAAAAATTCCATTTGTCAGCTCTTTGCGCTATTTCGGGCCCCGTCGCCAAATTGTTTTTCGGTGTATTGCTCGTTTTCGCAGGTTTCAGTACCAACGGGGCATTTGGCGCCGCAATAATTGGTGTCTTTTTTACATTCGTTGTGGGGATAGTATTCATTAGAAACTTTCTTCGCCAAAAAGCGAGAAATGAAAACAAACCAGATCTTTCACACGCAGTATCCTATCTCGCAAAAGCGATTGTGGCGGTTGTGTGCTTTTCTATCTTGATCAATATAGATGTATTTATGGCGAGGCGCTACTTGGGCCCCTATGATGCTGGAGTTTACACTGTGGCATCTATTCTTAGCAAAGTCATCTGGTTCCTGCCAGGCGCTGTTTCCACTGTTATGTTCCCGAGAGTATCGGAATTCTACACAAGAAATAAAGAGACTGCTGGCGTGCTACGAAGAGCAATATTTTATACGCTATGCATCACGGGACTTGTTGCACTTGCTTATGTAGTTATACCAGATAGGATCATAGTAGTATTTTATGGAGATACGTACCTGGATGCGGCGCCGGCACTCTCAGTGCTAGGCATTGCAATGACTCTTTTCGGACTCTCAAGCCTGTTCATGAATTACAGTCTCGCAATTGAGAGCCGTGCTTACATCGCGATTTTCTGTTTCTTCACTGCTCTCGAGATTATTTTGATCATGACATTTCACACAACGATGATCAGCATCGCGTACGATCTTTTCATTGCAAGTGCAGGGATTCTGTCACTAAGTTGGCTTTATTTCGAAATCAAAACAAGAGAAATGCGAAGAAATAAGAATAAATTCCAAGAACCAAAGATCCGATAAGGCAATGATCACCAATATGACAATCTGTATCTGGAGGCACGATCTTATCACACCTTAGGTCATCTGGACATCTGCAGTTTGAAAAGTCACGAAAATTAACCAGACGCTTATCGCTGATCATGAATCAAGCAACTATTGAGGTTGAAAAAGCGGCCTGATGGGCAACTTTTCGTCGTGGAAATTAAGTAGAAAAAGTATGAAAGAGACTTCTAAAAAATCATTTCTCCACTGACAAATGCCCGGGTCCGCTCGTCGATAGGGTTTGTAAAAATCCTTGATGTTTCACCTTCCTCAACGATCTTGCCCTCCATCATTAGAGCAGTTCTGTTGCACAGCCTCTTTGCCTGGAAAGGATTGTGAGTGATGATGATAGCAGCTCTCTCGCCTTCCGATATGAAGTCTCTTACAGCATTTTCCAGAATCGATATGTTAACTGGATCTAAATTGGCAGTAAACTCATCGAGCAACAACAATGTGGGATCAACAATTACGGACCTTGCAAAGCACATCCTTTGCATTTCTCCTCCCGAGAGGGATCGAGCGTTCCTATCTCGACTTTCGGTAAGATAAAGCTTCTTTAGGTAATACTCTACCTTTTGCTCTATAATCTCACGAGGTACTTCTCTTAATTCTAAACCATAGGCAATATTGTTGAAGACACTCCTATTCATAGCAACAGGCTTCTGTGATACGAAAGCCATCTTCCTTCTTATAAGATAAGATAAAGGACTGAAATGCGAGATTTCTTGGCCCTCGAAGAGAATTCTTCCACTTGTAGGAGGCTCTAGCAAATTTATCAATCTGAAAAGTGTTGATTTTCCAGATCCGCTTGGTCCTATGATTCCCAAAACATCTCCCACTTTCACGGAGAGATCTACTTCGTCGACAACTGTGCGATTTCCGTATCGTTTTGACAACTTCTCAGTTCTGAGAAGCTCCTTCACAGCATCTCACGCTCCTGGATCCATCTCATAAGCAGAAAAACACCACAAGCAACGATCATCAATACAACTCCAAGCCCCACCGCATACTCGAAATGCCCCATCCTTGTTTCAAGCATGATGGCAGTTGTCAGGATTCTAGTCTTGCCCTCAATATTTCCTCCAACCATATATGCAGCACCGACCTCGGCAATCGCCCGGCCGAAGCCGATCATCACCGCTGTTACAACACCTACCCAAGCTTCTCTGATGATGGTAAAGGTCGCTTGTCGATTGCTTGCTCCCAACGATAGAATCGTATTCTTGATACTTTTATCTACCTCAGAAATTGAGGAGATTGTCACTCCTGCCACCAGCGGAGCAACAAGCAGGGTTTGTGCTAGTATCATTGCAGTTGGTGTGAACAATATGCCGAATGATCCTAAAGGACCTCCTCTTGAAAACAAGTAATAGATAAATAACCCTGATATTACAGGAGGAAAACCATACATTGTGTAAGTAATTGTCTTGAGCAACCCTTTTCCACCGAATTCTTTAAGCCCTATAAGTGCTCCCAGCGGCACACCAATGACTGAGCCGAGTACTGTTGCGCTTCCCGAAACGTATAGAGAGAGTAATGTTACTTGTAAGACATCATAAGACACTACGTCTGTCATTCAATTCCCCCATAGAATAATCTGGTCATGACCCAAGTGACTTTTCCATGAGGCTGCACATTGTTCCGATGCTTGCATCTTGAGGTAATAATAGTCTTTAATTAACGATAAAGAGTGAATATCGTTCACAACATTTGCATTTGGAACAAAGAGCTTGTGACCGTAATTATCTGTGAAGTTTCCGATCATTTGCTGAATCTCAGGCGATGTAATCCAATCTGCAAATTGCACCGCGAGTTCATGACGAACGTGGGGCCACTTCGTGTGGTTAACGAGAATTATACTATATTGATTGAATAAGATAGCGTCGCCGCTGTACAAAATCATGAGATTTGGAATCATACCAGTTTCTCGTCTCGTGTAGAATGTAGCTTCGTCGGATAAGGTGTACCCCAATTTTTCTTGAGTGATGTCAAGAACCGCACCCATTCCTTGCCCTGTCTTCAAATACCATCGATCCGAGAAAGCGGAGCTATCTAATCCTATCAATGACCAAATTTCTAATTCCTTAACATGGGTTCCAGAGCCGTCCCCTCTTGAAATGAAATAAATTCGTCCCAAAGTTCCATTTTCATAAATCCTCCGAAACGCATCAGTGGCATTTTCTGCCTCATGTATCCCCGCGGGATCACTTGAAGGACCAACAATAACAAATCTATTGTAACATACTGGTCTTCGATATTCTCCGTATCCCTTTTCTATGAAATCCAACTCGGCCTCTGGCGAATGCACTAGCAACACATCAACGTCTCCACTTTTTCCAAAGTTTATAGCCTGGCCGCTTCCTGCAGCGATGACGTCTACGGTGCAGTCGAACCGTTTTTCAAAGTCCGGGAGGATGTAGGACAAAAGACCGGTATCATAGACGCTTGTAGTAGTCCCGAGAGACAACCTATTGTTTGATTGCGATAATAATGGCAGGCCGATGAGAATGGGAATAGTGATCAAAATTATGATTGTCCCTATTGCAATCAGCCTCCCCTTCAAGTAAAGCCCCTCCGATATGCTTGATCGGACTTAACGCTCGCTTTTTATATAAGTTTTGCGAAGTGACCGGCTCTTCGAGCAAGATCCAGACGCACTTATCAAGTATGAGATTTGCTAGCGCAACAATTAATCTTAGAAGGCGCTATCTAAAATTCTTCCTGAACATCTCGAGACTTCTGCTGATTGCCTCTAGTGCAATTTCCTTCCGCTCCCATCCGATAACCTTAGTCCCCTTTCCTTCTTCTAATCGCTTGTATGTGAGAAAGAACTCGGCTATTTCGTTAAGGTAGTGAAGCGGAAGATCCTCCAACTGCTGATACTCCTTATATCGTGGATCTCCCAAAGCAACCGTCAGAACTTTATCGTCTTGTCCTTTTTCATCTATCATCTTAAGCAATCCAATCGGTCTTGCCTCGATCACACAACCGGGAAATGTCGGCTCGCTGATCATGACCATCGCGTCTAATGGGTCACCATCCTCGTAATAGGTTCTCGGAATGATACCATATGCCACCGGAAAAACTACGCTGGAATGCAATACTCTATCAAGAAGAATGCAATCATATTCTTTTGAGATTTCGTACTTATTCTTACTCCCCTGAGGCGTTTCAACAACAACATTTATGATCCTCGGGGGATCTCTTCCAGACGGTACCAATTTCCATAGAGACAAGAATAAAACCTCCCAGCTTTGCTGTTCAATTCCTTATCTGCCAATGGATGAACATTATTAAAAATGTATCATCTTACGCGAATCTATTATTGATCAATAAATGAGTTCAAAATGCAAATATGATTGGTATTAAACTGGAACTGCAA contains the following coding sequences:
- a CDS encoding carbon-nitrogen hydrolase family protein, which gives rise to MKVGLVQVECALADKRKNIDKMKEIIDANEADLFVFSETFLTGYMCRDLFFRLAEPLDGNSVQEIERIASEHGCYILFGMPVLDEEISSLITNSAVCVSPDGTVQRYDKLSLANFGPFEEKLYFRRGSRPALFEVGGFKVGPIICYDIFFPEISRFYALNGADAIICIAASPLTSKQFFERMIPARAIENTTYFLYVNQTGTQLNQVFFGGSQVSDPRGEIIAKCKYFEEDLVAIDIDQTSIRLARQMRPTLRNAIELSNLWFE
- a CDS encoding NAD+ synthase; the encoded protein is MHPKLHEHAYVAITNFIKQKVRESGSNGVVIGLSGGIDSAVVSKLCADAIGPDKVLNIFMPTSVSSESDKRDVEEFCGKFQMELKIIEIAPVVEAFEKMLPESGRKDLLGNIMARCRMIILFHEANLRKRVVMGTSNKSELLIGYFTKFGDGGSDFCPIGDLYKTQVRELARQIGIPENIIKKIPTAGLWNGQTDEGEIGVSYDDLDRILYGFEMNMTNEEIALKTGLPMHVIERVWKMHRTTAHKRKMPLIPKIGIRTLGIDWRE
- the cimA gene encoding citramalate synthase: MLASWKPKYRSTPSKEGIYLFVDVQLYDTTLRDGAQTEGISFSVEDKIDVLKRLDAFGIDFVEGGIPGSNPKDMEFFRRASRITLEHTKLVAFGFTRRKDRTVQDDPMMKALLESDTQWVCVVGKSSERHAKHVLSSTPGEYVKSVRETIEYLKSKERMVFFDAEHFFDGWKENKDFAESIVSTAVEAGADCIVLCDTNGGCLPFEVSDIVKAVRRMTQIQLGVHMHNDAETAVANSIAAVEVGVQLVQGTINGLGERCGNANLCSLIPALSLKMKRRLSVQNLHDLTSLSKFVYEVANLVPDPRLPYVGSSAFAHKAGIHIDAVLKNPAAYEHVNPEEVGNVRHIVISELTGISGILSKVKTLGVNNREEAKSLLEQLKRMEFYGYQFEGAEASLDLLIRRLRNEMPSHFRLEGFRVLVDVSGGSTRSEAIVKVVDPRGEVEHTASDGNGPVNALDRALRKALVRFFPEIQEMKLIDYKVRVIDTTSATAAKVRVLIKSTDGSRTWATVGVSTNIIEASLQALLDSIEYKLLERKGKS
- a CDS encoding glutamate-5-semialdehyde dehydrogenase; amino-acid sequence: MDYGIDRITQAAQKAKSAFLKIQSLPHRIRNDALLRIAESLQAMEDEIIAANSIDLQHAEKSGLPKAMLKRLIFDSQKIKEVITSLRSLMSLEDPVGKVLMKMELDEGLILEKVSCPIGVICVIFESRPDALVQISSLCIKSANAVILKGGREAQHTNEVLARIIEESLLSIDARFDGAVQLLSTREEIAEILKMDGLIDLIVPRGSNELVRTIMNLTKIPVLGHASGVCHTYVDEDADIGIALKICFDAKVQYPAVCNAMETLIVHEKIAPIFLPKIARLYASAGVKLKGDAQTRNIIEADEIRDNDWSTEYGDLVLNIKIVSSMEEAIDHINRYGSHHTDAIVCKSKERATRFMELVDSSSVMWNCSTRFADGYRYGFGAEVGISTNKIHARGPVGLEGLTIYKYRLIGNGHVVSDYVGENARKFVHRRLV
- the proB gene encoding glutamate 5-kinase, translated to MRHLNPKRIVVKIGTNTICKEDGTVDQEYIADIARQIVELESKGIQSIIVTSGAIGSGSTELKLNGKNKDLAMKQACAAVGQALLMLAYRTAFAKYSKPVGQILLTYGAFSDRKRYLNLRKTIDELFKLGVVPIVNENDVIATDEIDEIFGDNDKLSALVATHMDADLLLLLTDVDGLYDRNPTVDPDARLLSVIDEITKDIERIAGGGKNERSVGGMRTKITAAKIAMQSGCNMVIANGRLEDVILRVVAGEEIGTLFTSTPKYAIKERWILFASPRGKLLVDEGAEKAIREGKSLLLYGIHKIEGNFRKGDVVRIGNFAKGIVTCSSEELNTFIASLKDSASKNNDNIRKKTIVENENIVVLE
- a CDS encoding ATP-binding cassette domain-containing protein, with translation MKELLRTEKLSKRYGNRTVVDEVDLSVKVGDVLGIIGPSGSGKSTLFRLINLLEPPTSGRILFEGQEISHFSPLSYLIRRKMAFVSQKPVAMNRSVFNNIAYGLELREVPREIIEQKVEYYLKKLYLTESRDRNARSLSGGEMQRMCFARSVIVDPTLLLLDEFTANLDPVNISILENAVRDFISEGERAAIIITHNPFQAKRLCNRTALMMEGKIVEEGETSRIFTNPIDERTRAFVSGEMIF
- a CDS encoding ABC transporter permease; protein product: MTDVVSYDVLQVTLLSLYVSGSATVLGSVIGVPLGALIGLKEFGGKGLLKTITYTMYGFPPVISGLFIYYLFSRGGPLGSFGILFTPTAMILAQTLLVAPLVAGVTISSISEVDKSIKNTILSLGASNRQATFTIIREAWVGVVTAVMIGFGRAIAEVGAAYMVGGNIEGKTRILTTAIMLETRMGHFEYAVGLGVVLMIVACGVFLLMRWIQEREML
- a CDS encoding substrate-binding domain-containing protein, with protein sequence MKGRLIAIGTIIILITIPILIGLPLLSQSNNRLSLGTTTSVYDTGLLSYILPDFEKRFDCTVDVIAAGSGQAINFGKSGDVDVLLVHSPEAELDFIEKGYGEYRRPVCYNRFVIVGPSSDPAGIHEAENATDAFRRIYENGTLGRIYFISRGDGSGTHVKELEIWSLIGLDSSAFSDRWYLKTGQGMGAVLDITQEKLGYTLSDEATFYTRRETGMIPNLMILYSGDAILFNQYSIILVNHTKWPHVRHELAVQFADWITSPEIQQMIGNFTDNYGHKLFVPNANVVNDIHSLSLIKDYYYLKMQASEQCAASWKSHLGHDQIILWGN